One stretch of Syntrophorhabdaceae bacterium DNA includes these proteins:
- a CDS encoding argininosuccinate synthase — protein sequence MSDIKKVVLAYSGGLDTSIIVKWLIEKYGCEVIAYAADVGQEEELKGLKQKALKTGASKVYIEDLKEEFARDFIFFAIKTNAVYEGSYLMGTSIARPLIAKRQIEIARIEKADAVSHGATGKGNDQVRFELTYYALNPNIKIIAPWREWDFSSREELIDYAKEHDIPVPVTKKKPYSMDRNLMHISYEGGILEDPWNEPNEDMFLTTVSPERAPDKPTYIEIEFEDGTPIKIDGKKMTPYKIVAHLNKIGGANGIGRVDLVENRFVGMKSRGVYETPGCTILHTAHRAIESITMDREVMHLRDSLIPKVSELIYYGFWYSPEMEALKAFTDEAQKGVTGTVRLKLYKGNCIVAGRKSDRSLYMKDFATFDRDSVYQQSDAGGFIRLNALRLRIRAMQKRKK from the coding sequence ATGTCAGATATTAAAAAGGTAGTTTTGGCGTATTCTGGCGGTCTCGACACATCAATTATTGTAAAATGGCTTATTGAAAAATATGGTTGCGAGGTCATTGCCTATGCTGCCGATGTAGGACAGGAAGAAGAATTGAAAGGCCTCAAACAAAAGGCGCTAAAAACCGGTGCATCAAAGGTCTACATAGAAGACCTGAAAGAAGAGTTTGCAAGAGACTTTATCTTCTTTGCCATAAAAACAAACGCAGTGTATGAGGGTAGTTATCTTATGGGCACATCTATAGCAAGACCCCTTATTGCAAAAAGACAGATAGAGATAGCAAGGATAGAGAAGGCAGATGCCGTATCCCATGGTGCCACGGGGAAAGGCAATGACCAGGTGAGGTTTGAACTTACCTATTATGCCCTTAACCCAAATATAAAGATTATAGCACCCTGGAGGGAATGGGATTTTTCATCAAGGGAAGAACTTATAGATTATGCAAAAGAACACGACATACCTGTCCCTGTCACAAAAAAGAAACCATACAGTATGGACAGGAATCTCATGCACATAAGTTATGAAGGTGGTATACTGGAAGACCCATGGAACGAACCGAATGAAGATATGTTCCTCACCACTGTTTCCCCTGAAAGGGCACCGGATAAGCCAACCTATATAGAGATAGAGTTTGAGGACGGCACACCCATAAAGATAGACGGAAAGAAAATGACCCCTTATAAGATCGTTGCCCATCTAAATAAGATAGGTGGGGCAAACGGTATAGGCAGGGTAGATCTTGTGGAAAATAGGTTTGTAGGTATGAAATCAAGGGGGGTTTATGAGACCCCTGGATGCACCATACTGCATACTGCCCATAGGGCTATAGAATCCATAACCATGGATAGAGAGGTCATGCATTTAAGAGACAGCCTGATTCCTAAAGTTTCAGAGCTTATATATTACGGTTTCTGGTATTCTCCTGAGATGGAGGCATTAAAGGCATTTACAGATGAGGCACAAAAAGGTGTTACAGGGACCGTGAGGCTTAAACTCTATAAAGGTAATTGCATAGTAGCAGGAAGAAAGTCAGATAGATCCCTTTATATGAAAGATTTTGCCACCTTTGATAGAGACTCTGTGTATCAACAGTCTGATGCAGGGGGATTTATAAGGTTGAATGCCTTAAGGCTCAGGATAAGGGCTATGCAAAAGAGGAAGAAATAA
- the argF gene encoding ornithine carbamoyltransferase — protein sequence MKRDFTKLLDIKNEECLYLLERAKEFKKMRKHGTVHEPLKGRHLAMIFEKSSTRTRVSFEIGINDLGGRAVLLNKGDTQIGRGEPVRDTARVLSRYVDAIMIRTYGQDVVEELAKWATIPVINGLTDIYHPTQVLSDLFTIWEIKGDLRELKIAYIGDGNNMANSWIEACILLDLNLTMATPKGYEPLPHLSSLAEKKNNFKLFHDPFEAIKDADVINTDVWVSMGQEGEESERRQVFSSFKIDRELLKSARDDAIILHCLPAHRGEEITDEVFEDFQNVIFTQAENRLHAQKALLEWLILNR from the coding sequence TTGAAAAGGGATTTTACAAAACTTCTTGATATAAAAAATGAAGAGTGCCTGTATCTGTTGGAAAGGGCCAAGGAATTCAAAAAGATGAGAAAGCATGGCACAGTGCATGAGCCTTTAAAAGGCAGGCACCTTGCCATGATATTTGAAAAATCATCTACCAGAACAAGGGTATCCTTTGAAATAGGTATAAATGACCTGGGTGGGAGGGCGGTTTTATTGAACAAAGGTGATACCCAGATCGGCAGGGGTGAACCTGTAAGAGATACCGCAAGGGTCTTGAGTAGATACGTGGATGCTATTATGATAAGAACCTATGGACAGGATGTGGTGGAGGAACTTGCAAAATGGGCAACCATACCTGTTATAAATGGTCTTACTGATATATATCATCCTACCCAGGTGCTTTCCGATCTTTTTACCATCTGGGAGATAAAAGGGGACTTAAGGGAACTCAAGATTGCGTATATAGGCGATGGGAATAATATGGCAAACTCATGGATAGAGGCATGTATATTATTAGACCTTAATTTAACCATGGCAACGCCTAAAGGCTATGAACCATTACCCCATCTTTCATCTTTGGCGGAAAAGAAGAACAATTTCAAGCTATTCCATGACCCCTTTGAGGCAATTAAGGATGCCGATGTAATAAACACAGATGTATGGGTAAGTATGGGGCAGGAAGGGGAAGAGAGCGAGCGAAGGCAGGTGTTTAGCTCATTTAAGATAGATAGAGAATTACTGAAATCTGCAAGAGATGATGCCATAATACTCCATTGTCTCCCTGCCCACAGAGGAGAGGAGATAACAGATGAGGTCTTTGAGGATTTTCAGAATGTTATATTTACCCAGGCAGAGAACAGATTACATGCCCAAAAGGCGCTTCTTGAGTGGCTTATTCTAAATAGATGA